CCCTGCCCCCAGCGCAGCCCGCGGGGGCCCGGGACCCCTGGGCCTGGCCGCCGGCCGGCCGTGCGCCGAGTTCAGGTGGGAGCGGCGCGGCGAGGCCGGGCGCGCGTGGACTGGGCCTCGCGCGCAGGGGTTggcgggggcgcggggggcgcggggggcgcgggcCGGCCTCTGGGCTCGAGGCCTGGCGCCCGCACCGCAGTCCCAGGCTCCGCGCGAGCGTCTGAGGAAATGTCGGAGGAGCCGGGGTGCCCCGCGCGGGGCCGAGGGCGGACAAGCTGGTGGCAGAGTGACCCCACGTGCCCACTGGCGCTTTCCCGGCGCGGGCCGGCCCCCTGCCTCGGCTCCTGGCCCCGCGTGTCCGTGCGCGCCTCGTGGGCCGGCCTCCCATATGTCGGGGCCTGCGGGCGGGCGAGCGCGCGGCGGGGAGGGGCGAGGGGTTACTGTCGGTCACCGCGGccggcctgggggagggggcgtggaCCGAGGGCTGGGTGCCCCGCGGGCAGCGCTCCAGGCTCACCATGCTTCCCTTTCCCACGCATGTTCCTACACACGCTGGGGCACCACACGGCTCCACGCGCGAGTGCGTCGCAGATGCCCCCCCAGTCCCAGCTCTCACCACGCCCCGCACAGGCGGTCACACGGCACGAACTCGCACCCCCTGCGTGGTCAACCGCGCGGGATCCCACCCCGCCTGCCCGGGCGGTccgctccctctccctcccctctgtctcccgtggaacctcccccacccccgccacggAAGGGCTGTTTTCTCGCCCAGTCCCCAGAGGTTGACAAAAATCCTCAAATGCCTGAAACCCTCAAGTCACTTCCCCCCAAGGGCCGGGTGGCTCTTCGAGAGCCCTGTCGCCCCACAGGTGCGAGGACTGCGGGCTCACGACTTTGGGGCCTGCGAGCGGCGCAGGAGCCGGGACTCTTATTTTGAAGGGcggcccccgcccgccgcccccgTGATTTGCACGCTGACCCAATGGAAGGCCCTTGGCCGGCGCTCGGCTTGTTATCAATTACATGTTGTTCCTGCAGCCGCTGTGTCCCCGGGAGGATAAACAGCAGGCCTGGCCGGGCCGGGGAGGGGCGGAGTCCGGCCGCTGCCGGGGACTGTGCCCGGAACAGGGTGTCCCTCCCCCTGCACGCAGCTTGCGTCTCCGGCCGGGCCACGTGCTGCTGTGCTTCAGGGCCGGCGCCCAGCGCCCCACAGCCCCTGTGGACTCTCGTAGCCCTGCCTCCATCCAGGCGGCTGAGCCCTGCTGTAGGACCCGGCTGCCCAGCCCAGGCGCTCTGCTGCTGGTCCCATGCCTGATCCCTTCCCCTTCACTCAGCAAGTTCTGCCAGGTCCCGTTACAGACTCTGGGATAACACTCAGGACAGCTTATATTCTGGTGGGGAGGCAGACAGAAAATGAAGTACACAAACACATAACCAAGGTAGTGTCCAGCAGTACAACTGTTAGGAAGACTGCACTGTTGGGTCTGTAACACAGGGTGGTCAGGGGAGGCCCCACAGGGGACGACCTCTGAGCTGAGATCTAAATAAGGCACTCCCTCCAAGAGTGCTAGGGAAGAGGGGTCCACGGAGAGGATAGTGGCAGTGGCTTGCAGCCATGAAGCCGGTGAGCTTGGTTCACAGCCAGTGCGAATGGAGCAGGTAGAGCTGAGGTCTGGGACAGATGGACAGGGCCCAGGTGCTGGGCTATGGGAAGAGATTGGGTCTCATTTCCTTTGGAATCTATTAGAGGTTTCTATTGTACTTACttatttctgcttctgtttcttttatattgtttaatctgtgagtttctcagtttgtttctctaAAAGGTAAGGCCTTCTTAGAATGTACTAACTGCAATACATCATcacgttttaaaaaattataattcctTAATATTATGGAATATTCAGTTGGTGATCACATTTCAGTGCAGGAACATGGCCCAGTCTGCCCCTCACCAGTCATGGCCTGTTCCCGGTTCCAGGAAGGCTGGAGTCCCCACATTCCTAAGCATCACAGCAGAGGGGCAGTACTTGCCCACTGAGGCTAACCCAGAGGCTGTAGCTGACCGGCACCTGCATGCGCACGGCTCCTATAGTGAGTGCTTGGTGTGTGTTAGCTCATTCCCTGAAATGTGATCTTACAACACCCTGGGAACTAGGCACAGTTGGCAGCATCCCCACCCAACACACCAAGACATGGCACAGAGGGGTTGTGCCACCTgcgcaaggtcacacagctgataagttGAAAAGGCAGGAACTCAGAGAGTGGacgacgggggggggggggggaggtctCAGGCCAAGAGTGGGCTCTTCACACGAGCTggcattttcattcctttttagcaTCCAGTTTGGTGAATAATGTGTATTTCAGAACTCTCAGTTTTAAGTCCTTAGCTGAGTATTTAAAACCAAAAAGCCAAACGTTCTCCTGCAAAACTGCCCTGGGTACAGACTTGCCAAGGGCGTCCACCTTGCCCTAGTTTCCTGGGGCTCTGTGCAGCTTCCCACTGGGGTCATTGAAGCATggagcagatggggaaactgaggtttgggAGCAAGGACTCGCCCAAGGTCCCAGCTGATGATGGCCTGGCTCTGGGCATTGCTGGGTGCCAGGATTAGTGCTCTAGAGAGAGCAAGGGGCTGGGTGCAGAGGTGATGCCATGCGGCAGAGAATCTCTGGCTTTAGGTGCAGAACGTTCCCCTTCCTCAACCTCAGTAAACACCGCTGTAGTCACTGGGTGGGGACAAAGGTCCACAGAGGTGGCCATGTCACAGCTGGACACTGTTGACTCTCCCTGGACACGGGACCTAGCATGGCCTTCAGAGGACACAGCTTTCCCTCTCATGTCTGCTGGCGGTCTCTGATCCCCTCCTGGGCACCAGCGGCCTCACCGGGAGCGGGGGACACAGCCAAGACCTGACAGCCCAGCGTGCCCCCAAGGAGCCCCTGGTCCAGTGGGGAGACAGGAGTTAGCTGGCCTTCCTGAGGTGGTGCGCGCTCCTCGGGTGCGGCCACGGCATTGATCCCTGTCCGTCCCACCAGGCAGTTGTGAAGTCAAGGAGGTAATAGCTGTGCTCTGGGACCTGGGTCCCTCTGCTCCCGCAAGTTAATCGCTGGCAAAGCCTCGGTAAGAGGCCTGGCGCAGTTGAGAGCATTTTGTGACAAcacctctctgtctcccccatttcacagaggaggtggcCAAGACTGGAGGGGTCCGAGAACTGGAGGGTGGGCAGGCTGCCCCctttcagatggggaaacagcccgtgaaggcAGGCACATATGGGTCTTTAATTTTGCCACAAACTAGGATGTGCactgcccagttaaatttgaatctcagataaaattttttttaatataagcgtGCCCCATCCAATGCTTGGGATATACTTATATTAAAagttgttcaatttttaaaaatctgaatttcaaaCTTAACTgggtggcttttatttttatttggtcaatctggcaaccctacccaGGCTGCAGCAACATGGGGTCAGAGGGCAAATGGCCATTCTCCTACCCGCTCCAGTAATCCTGCAGGAATGAGGCTGCGGTTAGTCGTCCGCAGAAGGGCAGCAACTCTGCTGAGGTGGACGGGATTCCCGCCCTGGCTGTTTGGGGTGCAGGGAGCCTCCTCACACTCACACTCTTCCTCACTCACTCCCCGGGGTTCATAGACACATGCGTGTTCCTTCCTAGAATTGTACTGGAAGATCTGTGAAACCACATGGGCCGGGTTGTGCAATGGGCCTGGAGAGCACTTTTGCAAACAGGTGGTGCAATTTCGGAAAACACTCTTGCAGACAGAGCCCTCCCATGGGACAGGATGGAGGCAGGACCCAGGCGTCTGGCAGTGGGAGGCTGTGGCAGGCAGCAGAGGGGGGCCACGGGCCCATGAGGTGGCAGGTGAGTGTGCCGCCTTCCTGACCGGGCTTCCTTGTTCCTCTCCGCAGCTGCCACCGGCACGGCCAGGCCAGCATGGTGGACCACTTGCTTCCAGTGGATGAGACCTTCCCGTCACCGAAATGCCCGGTTGGTTATCTGGGTGACGGGCTGGCTAGCGGGCGGGCGTACCACATGTTGCCCTCGCCCCTCTCAGAGGATGACAGTGACgcctccagcctctgctcctgCGCCAGCCCCGACTCGCAAGCCCTCTGCTCCTGCTACAGCGGTGGCCCAGGTGCCGAGGGCCAGGAAAGCATCTTGGACTTTCTGCTGTCCCAGGCCACGCTGGGGGGAAGCAGTGGCTGTAGTGGCATTGGGGCTAGCAGTGGCCCTGTGTCCTGGGGGACCTGGCGGAAGGCATCAGCATCTGTGAAGGGGGAACATTTCTGCTTCCCCGAGTTTCCTGTGGGCGAACCCAATGACATCCCGAGGCCCTTCCAGCCCACCCTGGAGGAGATCGAAGAGTTTCTGGAGGAGAACATGGAGCTCGGGGTGAAGGAGGCCCCAGAGGGCAACAGCAAGGACTTGGAGGCCTGTGGCCAGCTCTCTGCTGGGCTACACAGGAGCCACCTCCATCCCGGCTCCGGCGGGAGAGAGCCAGGTGCTGGTGCCGGCAGCAGCCAGGGCCCAGGAGGGGGGCCGGCTCCCGAGGGCCCCATCCCCGTCCTGCTGCAGATCCAGCCTGTGCAGGTGAAACAGGAGTCTGGTGCGGAGCCCGCCTCCCCGGCGCAGGCCCCAGAGGGTGTCaaggtggcccagctcctggtcAACATCCAGGGGCAGACCTTCACGCTTGTGCCCCAGGTGGTGCCCTCCTCCAGCTTGAACCTGCCTTCCAAGTTCGTGCGCATTGCCCCCGTGCCCATCGCTGCCAAGCCCATTGGGTCAGGACCCTTGGGGCCTGGCTCCACCAGCCTCCTCATGGGCCAGAAGTTCCCCAAGAACCAAGCGGCAGAACTCATCAAAATGCACAAGTGCACTTTCCCTGGCTGCAGCAAGATGTACACCAAAAGCAGCCACCTCAAGGCCCACCTGCGCCGGCACACAGGCGAGAAGCCCTTCGCCTGCACCTGGCCGGGCTGCGGCTGGAGGTCAGTATGGTGGCAACAGCCCAGGCTGTGAGCGCGGCCTGCTGGCCTCTGCTCCCCAGCTGTGCGGCCAAGGCCACGCTCTCCAGTGTTAGATTGTGCTGGTTAGGGAGAGAAGCAGGTGGGccaagggcagggctggagctggCACTCTGCCCTGGGTTTCCTCCTCCCTCGGGCTCACTGGTCTCCAGTGTCACTGTGACCAGGTAAGGTTTGCTGCAGCTGTgctgcaggaggggctgggccACAAGGCAGGTGGGCTCTTCTGGGAGACAAGGACAGCTCAGCATAGCAGAGGGTCTGCGGCCCTGCACACGTAGCTTCTCAGTGCCTCGTGGTACCCGCAGGGTAAGTACACCCTTACTCCCTTCACAGCTgtgcagactgaggctcagaTAAGCCAAGTAACTTGCTCTGGGGCATACCACTTTGTAgctaggatttaaacccaggGTTCAGGTTAGACAAGTCGCATCCTGAAAAGGCTGCTTCC
The genomic region above belongs to Camelus bactrianus isolate YW-2024 breed Bactrian camel chromosome 17, ASM4877302v1, whole genome shotgun sequence and contains:
- the KLF15 gene encoding Krueppel-like factor 15, which encodes MVDHLLPVDETFPSPKCPVGYLGDGLASGRAYHMLPSPLSEDDSDASSLCSCASPDSQALCSCYSGGPGAEGQESILDFLLSQATLGGSSGCSGIGASSGPVSWGTWRKASASVKGEHFCFPEFPVGEPNDIPRPFQPTLEEIEEFLEENMELGVKEAPEGNSKDLEACGQLSAGLHRSHLHPGSGGREPGAGAGSSQGPGGGPAPEGPIPVLLQIQPVQVKQESGAEPASPAQAPEGVKVAQLLVNIQGQTFTLVPQVVPSSSLNLPSKFVRIAPVPIAAKPIGSGPLGPGSTSLLMGQKFPKNQAAELIKMHKCTFPGCSKMYTKSSHLKAHLRRHTGEKPFACTWPGCGWRFSRSDELSRHRRSHSGVKPYQCPVCEKKFARSDHLSKHVKVHRFPRSSRSARP